The following is a genomic window from Fusarium oxysporum Fo47 chromosome IV, complete sequence.
TGTAGAATACTCGGGATAGATTCTCTGCCAAAGCTTGATCATTGTGGTGGCTCAATAGAggctgagctcaaggagattgCCAAGAGGACGGGATCAAATCCAGGGTCTACACGTTGAATCACAATCCACCCCCACACTTTAGCCCGATTGGTGACGCAATCATGTTGCAGCTGTAGCCCAAAATAGGTCGGCATGGTCCAAGCTACAGCCCAAGCTTGAAATTCAATTCCAACTCCTGCTGCACCTTGAAACCTGGAACTTCATTCTTCTAAACCCCTAAATCTCACTGGCTTCATTATCGCATCGGTAAGTCAAACCAAATatactcttcttctctattcCTGTGCATCGACTTATGGAAGTCCAAAATGAACGGTCGCTAACCCAGCTAAACTGCAGATCGCCCTAAGCTCTCCCGTATCAATTCCAAACAACCTCCAAAATGGCTTGCGGTTCCTCCAAATGTCTCTACGACCGCAACGGTCCCGGCAGCGCTGCCACTTCGATCGCCGAGTCCATCATCAAGCCCTCCGAGGCCACGGGTACCAAAACCAAGTGTATTGAGTGTGGCGACTACGAATGCTGCTGTATCCCCTGCACCATCTTGTGAAGGGGGGTCGAATAACAATATGCGTCGCGAGGCAACAATGCCGGGTGTTTATTGTTTGATAATTGAGCTTTTATAGTCCTTTGTGCGTTGCGATGCTGCTGGGAAACATAGCGCAGCTGGAGAAGGTATATTGAATCAACGACTCGGACGAAGTTTATGACCGCCTTTTGACAAACCGAAGCCTGGCTTGATGCGTGTGCAATTGTATGCGCATATATGTTGAGGTTCGCTCCATGCCGCATACATCTCGACCTTGGCTGTATAAATCCCGTTTTTTGTAAACTCTCCAAAATGCCccttatataaggttttGTGATAAAATTCGCCTCGCTCCAAGACTCCAGCTGCGATCATCCTTGGGGATTAATTTCTGAGACGATATGACAAATAGCTGCCCAATGTGGGATGACTGTTTCGTTTGTTGGGAAGTTGATCTTTGCAACTCCCTTGATGATAATCTGGCGATGTGGACAATATGTCATGCCTGTTCCAATACCCGCCCTTAAGTAAATAAGGCATCTGTGGCCGCCCACACGTCTGCTTCTCTTTGTTTCGCCAACGCCTCCAaatcttcctcctcggtgTTCTGTCCTAAAGCCTTGGGCACATCGGGTACGCTTAGGCTGCCCAAGCCATCGAGTACGCGGCGTGCCTTGTCCACCTGTATCCGTATGGCCATGGTCTCAGCCCGCGTGCGGTCTAGGTGCTCTTGCATGAGCGCAATGACTGATTCGCGTGCTTGATGTGGCCGGTACTCGTTGAGGATGTGATGaaagttgatgaagagtgTGCGCAAGTCTTGCACTTTTGCTTCGGCATGCGATGGGTTATGCGATAATGTTCCAGAGAGCTCGAGAAAGTTCAATAGAAGCGATTTAGCTAGCCGTTTGAGCTCAAAGGCGCGATCAAAGCGCTTAGCATCCTTGGACTCGGactgtgatgatgaaggaagaTTGGTAATCCCCTGGTCTTCGAGAGTTGGAAGCTTGTCGTCCAGCTAAATCCTCACTTAGCCAACCATCTTGTAAAAATAATCGCAATCACTTAACTTACCATGTACTGATCGCCAAATACACGCCAGCGTCCATCAGCTGGCTCGGCCGGAGGTTGCAGATTGACGAGATCTCCGGGAACATCAGGCACGCGGACTGTCAAAGGATCGCCACCATGCTCCGCGATGTATGAATTCCTTAGTTCTTGAATCCGAGAAATCTTATCTGTCGTAAAGTCTTGCCAAAAGGGAGGCGGATTAGGGAACATGGATGAGAGCGAATGGCCCTCTTGCTGTTGTTCGGCCATCTTTCAGCTCTTGTAGGAGGATCACCTCATAAAGCAATCTCATAGGCAGTTGTATGaatagaaaaaaaaaaagacgCCGCGTCAAGAATACGGCACAAAAGACAGAACAAGACAAGGATGGTGTGCGGTCCCTTGAAATGGACGTTTCCTGGTGGGGGAGTGAGACTCTGGTGGGATGGCTGGAATCCACGTGGATGCAACTGCGGTCAAAGCTTTTGGGAGCTTGGCTACCTAAATAGGGATGTATTAATGCAGCAAGTCTCAAAGatttgagaaggagaatatCATTTAGTGTCGTGCCGTATGACTGTCGAAGATGATATCACAAACAGTTAATGACAAGATTAGATAAAGATAGACCCTCCCAGTGAAATCAAGTCAAGATCAGTTTGCGCCGGTTAATCGTCGGCGGTTGCTCACCTCACACCTCTTTGTTACCCTTTCGACGACCTTGAATCTCTACCATCCAACCTCATAAGCACTACGcatttctttcctttcttttctgGCATCAGTCTTTGCTCTCTAGTCCTATTCCCTATGCGGCAGCTTCTCTTGATCTCCTGAGCCCAATTGGAATCGCGAATTATAACCAGCTCATATACTTCAACGCCTTGCTCTACCTGTGGTATTCTTCCGCTACCACATCCCTTCAACGTCACACGAATTACggctcttcatcttcatctacTTCCATGTCCGACGTACGCTCTCTTTTGCGGCAACAGCGCGCCGCTCGCCGTATCGAACACCCATATGCCGCCTACTCTGATGCAGGCAAACTTCTATGCACCCTCTGTCACGAGCACATCAAAACCGAATCGTTATGGGACTCACATGTCCGAGGAGAGGCACACAAAACTCGTTTAATAAAAGCTCAAACAGCATCATCGGCCAACGCTCGAACTTCACAACAACAGACTTCACAAAAACGGAAACACGACGATAACGAGGAAGCTATCGACGATAAAGACGGAGATGTCGAAATGGACGATGGCAGGCGAAAACGAAATAAGACGGATGGAgtggatggagatggagataaGGATAACAAGGATCAGACTTTGACACCACCTCGATTGACTAGGAGGACGTCGACCACGCCGTCACAAGGGGTAGAGATCCAAATCCCATCGAGACCAGCAACACCAGCCCATCGAGATGGCTCTTCCGCTTCTACCCCTGGAGGTCAGCTTAATAACTTGACCTCACAATCTGCAACTGCGTCGCTCCCCTCGCGCCAGGCCAGTAGCCTGACTACAGACGAGCGCCTTACATCTGCtgctgcagcagcagcagcagcagttgatgaagcagaatGGGCAGCCTTCGAGGCCGATATTGCTGCTACAACAGCCACATACGATGAAGACGCGACTATATCAGCCCCAGCCATGACGGCAGAGGAAGTTGCGGCCGCCGATGCccagaaggaggaggaggccgAGAAGCGACGCGCTCAAGCTGATGTCGATCTCGAAGACGAAAAGGAGGAAGCAACCCGTGCGCTTGAAGAGGAGTttgaagaaatggaagagcTCGAAGCTCGCGTGAAGCGGTTAAAGGACAAGAGGGAAGCCCTACGGAAACGTGGTGAAAGCTTCAGCCAAGAAAATGGCACTGAAAAACCTACAAGCTTGGGAAAAGAAAATCTGGACACGCCAGCTattgaagagaaggatgaggacgacgatgaggaggacgacgaagaagatgatgattggGATGGCTTCAGGTTTCGGACAGCCTGAGCAAAGGGACTTCGTGCATAGCCATGCATGATAGAAAGATACCACTCGTGAGGGGCTCGCCGATCGCCTTCACATGGCCTAGTACTCATAACGGAGTTCGTCGATTTTGTAACATCACCACATCGTACATAATGTATCATACAAGTAATCCTGCCGACAGTACGAAAGCCGCTAGTACCGCTGACGTCTCCCTGCCAGAACTGTGACCAATACAGAACCGAACTATAGTGGTCCTTCAAGCATGATTGCACACGCAGCCTTACAACGATTCACCTCATAGAAGTCGATATCACTGACTTACCAAGCACTGTCTCGCTCCTCGCCACGACTAACTCTTTCCCAAAACCTACGGAGGCGCCACACGCGTCCTATGCCGCGGCTTTCCTCCCATTTTCTTACGCCATCTTGGCGCTCTTTGACTTCACGCTTCCATCTCGATGCAATCCACTGTCGCAACCCGTCCTTAACTCTCTCTTTCTCGattgccttcttcttggcaacAATTGCTGGTGCCACATGCACTGACGCCATACCAGGCACGCACTCTTTGGGTAAAACAGAACGCTCAACCAGAGCCGCGGCTGAGGGTCTGGCTGCTAAGCGGCGAGACAATCGGATTGAGACCAAGGATCTGGCTAACTTTCGTGAAACTATGGAAGTATGTGTCATGAAGATAGAACGAGCAATGAGATCAGCCAGTGTTGGACGAGATGGTGACGATAGGCGTGATGGAAGGTTAATTCGGGCTCGCTGAAGCCGATAATGGTGTAAAATAGGGGCTTGAGAGATATCGCGAAGGAGATGGCTCGTCTAACTCTGTATCAGTCTGTGTTCCCAAGGCCTCGAGCTGTCGGGACCAATTCAAGGTCTCATGAATGATCCCGGGATGTCAATAGGAAGGTAGACTTTATTCTTGCTAACGGTAGGTAGTCGATACTTACTCTCGACGTTGACAGAAGGTCGTTGACGTCCAGGAAACCCATAATGTGAAACAAAACCTCGTTTGGCAGGTCCTCGAGGGAGGGAGAAAGGAGGAGGGCACTTTGCAGTCTGGTACAACCGACAGCGCTTGTCCTAAGCGATGAGCCTGGGAAAACGTCACCAGCCGCAAAGGTCAGGCAGGCTACCTCTTGCGGGACGCTGGGGGCGATTGGGCTGGCTGCAGATCGGGCATCAGTGGTCACGAACATCGCAGGGTAGGATCTGTTGACATCCTCGCCCGGAGCTAAACAGCCAGCGTTCTCAAGACGGGGTGAAGCGAACGACAGCCGATGTACCTGTGAGGTGAGCTGTTCAGGCGATGTGGCAACAGGCTTCATGACGATCTAAGTAATTACCCTCGGCGCTATTTGCAGCAAAGGGTACTGCGAAAGGGTGTGAGGATGGGGGTATTGGTATAATGCGTCAACCCAGCAGGCCCGAAGTCCGCGAAGGTCCGGCAAGACGGCAGAACGCAACCAAGAGGCGAGAGAACATAGGTGTCAAGCAAGTGTCGAGTGATCGTCACATGTACAGCTAGGTTGAGGCTCCAAAGACCTAGCAGTGTTGCTGCGTGTGATTCCGACAGACAATGTGGTGGGTGATGGACTTCCGCACAAACAAGGAGAATACGGAGAACCCGGTGGATAATACAGAGTGGCGATGAGGCAATACACGACGAGGGATAAACACGGCGCGTAAGAAGTGCGGTCGCTGATACGGCCGGTCTGGTCAGTCGGTTGTAACCACAATATCGAGAAAGGAAACAGCAATTCAGGTAGAAATGGCGGCGGGGCCAGCAAGACTTTGTTGTCGTCGAAGCTATTAACCACCCGAGATGGAGTGGCTCGATGTGTTGGAGCGACTCCGTCCGTCGAAGGCGACGGTTTCAATGTTGAGGCTAGAGTATTGACTGATGACGCGTATGGCGCTAAGAAAGGTGAACAGTTCAGCCGGTAGGTGAGCCTCAAGCTATAAAACCTGATAGTACTGCGCTCAACTTGAAATAATTATTGTGCTATATCGCGGATAGTATGCAGCTGTCACTTGAAGAAGGTAAGATAGATGATGTGAGTGTTTGGGGAATGAGACAACATAAAGTTCGACATGAAACTCGGAGTTGAAGGGAAGTCCATCAAAGTGGAGAGTGAAGGATGTATTGGGTTAGCCTGTGTGGAGGTTAAGCGCAAGCGTTATCGAACTGCACTAACGGCGGGAGCCTAATAAAAGGCATGCTGATAACACCCTATTGGCCAGCCTGTTCACAACTCTCATTAGAAAGAATGAGCAGTTGCAGCCCTGCAACTTGAATATAACTCCAATATGCTTAAAATACCTGTATAGATTAAGCATGGAATAAGATAAATTGGTAGTCAAGGCTGTACCAAGGCTTTATAAGCAGTGTCACTTAGGTACTTTTGCAGGTGATGACACTATTGACACTTGGAGGTGCTGAGTTCCATTCTCATGGGTTTTTGGAGGGCCAATCGTCAAAAGTTTTCAAGAACCATGAATCCAAAATCACGAACAAGACACCCAAGGAAACAATCACCTAAGTTGATGGGATAGGAGGAAATCAAACTGCACAAATTATACACATAAACAGGCTCGATTTATCAGATAGCATTTACTTACACTTACCATATATGATCTATTCAAGTCGTTGGATGAGTCTGTCAGGATTGACTTGCCTAACCTGTAGCCTAGCAGTGGCTTCCGCCCATTTTTCTTCTGTTTTGCCCCATTCTTGCTTCCCTTTCGCTCTCCGTACTTACCTTCATGCATCATTAGTACCTGCCGCCTCCTCTCGTACGTTCCCACCTGGCCACTTTCGGGACCATCAACTTGGCCTGCCTTTGTTGGTCTGTGTCTTGTCTTCACCGCTCTCATtttcagaagaagaagaagaataacaCGACGGCCCAACGTCAATATCACCACTCGCccgacgacaacaacaacaacaaaacacAATGTCGAGTTATCCACCTGCAAGCTACCGCAGGCACACCGGCCGGTGGAACCCACTTACTTACACCCGCATACAGCACATCATACgtatcacatcacatcacataTCCGCATTCGCATGCATATGCTCATCACAGCCACCCGAAAGATCTACTCCATCTACCTTCTTTGATGAACGATTGAAGTCCGGCCCCGGAACCTGACCCTAATCCGCGCCATGCGTCGATCCGCGTCTCTGTTGTGGTTGCGGCACATTTCCTCCGCCTCGAACAGCTGCCACCGATCACTAGCGATGAGTtggccaagatcaacgaGATATCCCCTAACTCAGTTCGTGCGGGATGAACGTGCAATGTTCATGCAACCTGCAGCTCTCGCTACCTGCCCTTCAGCTCAAGCTGACGCAGTTATGCACGTGGCACCTTATTCCTCCCTCTTATCGCAAATCATCAAGTGTTTTGCATGCATTCCAGACCTCGCATGCGTGGGACTGCACAAGTCATTTCATACGATTGCTGAACCAGGTaacttttttttatttttaatttttaatttttgattttttaaaaaaaaccaaaaaaaaaccaaaAACTATTATCACTATATCAATTATGCTCATCAATCCTACCCTCACACCCGCGCGCTTCCTCGGCGTCGTGACGTGTTTACAAACCCACCTGAGTCTGCGACCGAATTCTAGACCCTGACAGACAGAGAGGAGCAGGGGCTTCAATTTTAGACCCCAGTATCGTTCAACAGGCGTGCCTACCGTAGGCGCGTCAATTGCGTCCGTCGAATCACAAAGCGCTGAATCGCAGACTCAGATCCAATTCATTGCCGCATGATGTCTCGGACATCGCCTTTGTCGTGTCCTGAATAGGGATTGTCGCGTTTTGCGCGCTCGTTTCCTTCTACGGATACCACACTTGGCTTTCTCTAACCATTTCTGCAATTATGCACCTTTGCGAGCTAGTCGAGAGCCTTATCAAGATGATATCCAAAAGAATCGTTGTCTCCAGATTGTCAATACACA
Proteins encoded in this region:
- a CDS encoding mediator complex subunit MED7 produces the protein MAEQQQEGHSLSSMFPNPPPFWQDFTTDKISRIQELRNSYIAEHGGDPLTVRVPDVPGDLVNLQPPAEPADGRWRVFGDQYMLDDKLPTLEDQGITNLPSSSQSESKDAKRFDRAFELKRLAKSLLLNFLELSGTLSHNPSHAEAKVQDLRTLFINFHHILNEYRPHQARESVIALMQEHLDRTRAETMAIRIQVDKARRVLDGLGSLSVPDVPKALGQNTEEEDLEALAKQREADVWAATDALFT
- a CDS encoding F-box domain-containing protein, with amino-acid sequence MKPVATSPEQLTSQVHRLSFASPRLENAGCLAPGEDVNRSYPAMFVTTDARSAASPIAPSVPQEVACLTFAAGDVFPGSSLRTSAVGCTRLQSALLLSPSLEDLPNEVLFHIMGFLDVNDLLSTSRTSHLLRDISQAPILHHYRLQRARINLPSRLSSPSRPTLADLIARSIFMTHTSIVSRKLARSLVSIRLSRRLAARPSAAALVERSVLPKECVPGMASVHVAPAIVAKKKAIEKERVKDGLRQWIASRWKREVKERQDGVRKWEESRGIGRVWRLRRFWERVSRGEERDSAW